The Clostridium botulinum BKT015925 genome includes the window AAACTGCAAGTATTAAATATAATATAGACTCATCATTTCCCGCTCTTCTTGATAACTGTTGTGCTGTCATAATTCTTTTACCTATTTTATAGTACCAATACAAAGTGTAAATACCACATGTTAACACTCCATACACTAGAACCATTGCTCCACTAGTATCCCCATCGTTTATATAATCATTTAATTCATTAGTAGTTACATATATCCAATAAAAACTGTATATGCCACATGTTATTATAGGTAAAAAAATCACTTCAAATACACTTCTTATATTACCTCTCATAAACTTACCTCCTTTTTACTTTTTTTAAATT containing:
- a CDS encoding DUF4234 domain-containing protein gives rise to the protein MRGNIRSVFEVIFLPIITCGIYSFYWIYVTTNELNDYINDGDTSGAMVLVYGVLTCGIYTLYWYYKIGKRIMTAQQLSRRAGNDESILYLILAVFALPIIANAIIQYNLNKLWKTVY